From one Pseudoalteromonas ulvae UL12 genomic stretch:
- the cadR gene encoding Cd(II)/Pb(II)-responsive transcriptional regulator gives MKIGELSKTSGCSIQTIRYYEREGLLSEPERTEGNFRLYDVTALKQLEFVKHCRSLDISLIDIKRLIDLKNKPEESCSSVNELIKQQLDLVNKRIKELKALKNELQQMASTCNSDNTIEGCGIIKSLDS, from the coding sequence ATGAAAATAGGTGAATTATCGAAAACATCCGGTTGTTCTATACAAACGATCAGATACTATGAAAGAGAAGGCTTACTTTCTGAGCCTGAGCGGACAGAAGGTAACTTCAGATTGTATGACGTTACCGCTTTGAAGCAATTAGAATTCGTAAAACATTGTCGCAGTCTCGATATCTCTCTGATTGATATCAAACGTCTTATCGACCTAAAAAATAAACCAGAAGAAAGTTGTTCAAGTGTAAATGAACTGATTAAACAGCAATTAGATTTAGTTAATAAACGCATAAAAGAATTAAAAGCCTTAAAAAACGAATTACAACAAATGGCTAGTACGTGTAATTCTGATAATACCATTGAAGGGTGTGGGATAATTAAGTCATTAGATAGCTAA
- a CDS encoding efflux RND transporter periplasmic adaptor subunit, producing MSSNTKTIIAIIISAALGAGALSLYQGAGSNSNTDEATSGEKKPLYWVAPMDSNYRRDKPGKSPMGMDLIPVYEEESSGDDFGPGAIKIAPHVINNLGVRTAPVELKSMHIEISTVGYVQYDEDKLIQVHPRVDGWIEKLYVKAAGNTVEKGQPLYTLYSPQLVNAQEELLIALRRNNSSLISASKDRLKALQLSPQFIKELEEKRKVQQNITFYSPQAGVVDGLKIREGSYVKPGNTLLSIGKLDQVWVEAEVFERDTALVKQGLPVSMTLDYLPGKQWTGVVDYVYPTLNSNTRTLRVRLKFDNPDYQLKPNMFAQVSIHANQADSAMLVPKEAVIRTGKQDRVVLALGEGQFKSIAVTIGRVDKDSIEILAGLKEDDVVVTSAQFLIDSESSKSSDFKRMTHDEVPNSVWMQGDVNSVMAGHRMVNISHGPAEAWDWPEMTMDFTVADNVDIDSLKSGQSLHFEVSKTEDGGYEITGIHIMSESADMSEEVSSATVSGLINDINIDMRTLNISRGPIEKWDRPAATMDFIVADNIEIVDFNVGDNVTFTFEVKDDLVITEISLESDEQHGKENKAAVDHSNH from the coding sequence ATGTCATCTAATACGAAAACAATTATCGCTATCATCATAAGTGCTGCACTAGGTGCTGGAGCATTGAGCTTATATCAAGGTGCAGGTTCAAACAGTAATACTGATGAAGCAACATCAGGAGAGAAAAAGCCTCTGTATTGGGTGGCTCCTATGGATTCCAATTACCGCCGGGACAAGCCCGGTAAGTCGCCTATGGGAATGGACTTAATCCCCGTATATGAGGAAGAATCATCTGGTGATGACTTTGGTCCCGGCGCAATCAAAATAGCCCCGCATGTGATTAATAATCTTGGTGTACGTACAGCGCCCGTAGAGCTAAAAAGCATGCATATCGAAATATCAACGGTCGGCTATGTTCAATATGATGAAGATAAGCTTATTCAGGTTCATCCGCGTGTTGATGGCTGGATAGAAAAGCTCTATGTTAAAGCAGCGGGTAACACTGTAGAAAAAGGACAACCGTTATACACCCTATATTCTCCACAACTTGTTAATGCACAAGAAGAACTGCTGATTGCTTTAAGGCGCAACAACAGTTCTTTAATTAGCGCGTCAAAGGATCGTTTAAAAGCGTTACAACTATCACCGCAGTTTATCAAAGAGTTAGAAGAAAAACGAAAAGTACAACAAAACATTACTTTTTATTCCCCTCAAGCTGGTGTGGTTGATGGTTTAAAAATTCGAGAAGGATCTTACGTCAAGCCGGGCAATACTTTGCTTAGTATTGGCAAACTTGATCAAGTTTGGGTTGAAGCGGAAGTGTTCGAGCGTGATACCGCATTGGTTAAACAAGGTCTTCCTGTGTCAATGACACTGGATTATCTGCCGGGTAAACAATGGACTGGCGTTGTTGATTATGTTTATCCGACACTTAATAGTAACACTCGTACACTCAGAGTGAGACTGAAATTTGATAACCCAGACTATCAATTAAAACCCAATATGTTTGCGCAAGTGTCGATTCATGCTAATCAAGCTGATAGCGCCATGTTAGTGCCCAAAGAAGCGGTCATTAGAACGGGTAAGCAAGACCGAGTGGTGCTTGCTTTAGGTGAAGGGCAATTTAAATCAATTGCGGTCACCATAGGCCGAGTAGACAAAGACAGTATCGAGATTTTAGCTGGCTTAAAAGAAGACGATGTTGTTGTCACTTCAGCGCAATTCTTGATTGATTCTGAATCAAGTAAAAGCTCTGACTTTAAACGAATGACTCATGATGAAGTGCCTAACTCTGTTTGGATGCAAGGTGATGTTAATAGTGTTATGGCTGGGCACCGCATGGTTAATATCAGTCACGGCCCTGCCGAAGCTTGGGACTGGCCTGAAATGACAATGGATTTTACGGTAGCCGATAATGTCGATATTGACTCATTAAAGTCTGGGCAATCTTTGCACTTTGAAGTGAGTAAAACCGAAGATGGTGGATATGAAATTACTGGAATTCATATTATGAGTGAGTCTGCTGATATGAGTGAAGAAGTATCTTCGGCAACGGTATCTGGTCTTATTAATGACATTAACATTGATATGCGAACATTGAATATTAGCCGAGGCCCAATAGAGAAATGGGATAGACCTGCTGCGACGATGGATTTTATCGTCGCGGACAATATAGAAATAGTTGATTTCAATGTTGGTGATAATGTCACTTTCACTTTTGAGGTTAAAGATGACTTAGTGATAACTGAAATTTCCCTTGAATCTGATGAACAACATGGCAAGGAAAATAAAGCTGCTGTTGATCATTCTAATCATTAA
- a CDS encoding transglutaminase-like domain-containing protein — MNQEYLKKTEIVNFEHPTIQSLITERKWHELDDYNKIGTAYQFVKDEILFGYNESDDISASEVLSDGYGQCNTKGNLLMALLRGLRIQCRFHGFTIDQQLQKGAIPTYVFWLAPKYIIHSWVEVYFEGRWINLEGFILDNQYLTSIQQKFNQIKDNFCGYGVATKCFSSPDTDWRGTDTYIQKEGIHDDFGLYNSPDEFYLEKGTNLSGVKRWMYQKVIRHLINFNVTNLRKNKALEVQNA, encoded by the coding sequence ATGAATCAAGAATATCTTAAAAAAACTGAGATAGTTAATTTTGAACACCCCACTATCCAATCATTAATAACAGAGCGAAAATGGCATGAACTTGATGACTACAACAAGATTGGCACTGCTTATCAGTTTGTAAAAGACGAAATACTATTTGGCTATAACGAAAGCGACGATATTTCCGCAAGTGAAGTTTTATCTGACGGATACGGGCAATGTAACACTAAGGGCAACCTTTTAATGGCCTTATTACGTGGATTAAGAATTCAGTGCCGATTTCACGGGTTTACAATAGATCAGCAATTACAAAAAGGAGCTATTCCTACCTATGTCTTTTGGTTAGCGCCCAAATACATTATTCACAGTTGGGTTGAAGTTTACTTTGAAGGACGTTGGATCAACTTAGAGGGCTTTATTTTAGACAATCAATATCTCACTTCAATACAGCAAAAGTTTAATCAAATAAAAGACAATTTCTGTGGTTATGGTGTTGCAACAAAATGTTTTTCATCACCAGATACAGATTGGCGCGGAACCGACACATATATTCAAAAAGAAGGGATTCACGACGACTTTGGACTTTATAATTCCCCTGATGAGTTTTATCTTGAAAAAGGCACTAATTTGTCTGGAGTCAAACGCTGGATGTATCAAAAAGTGATCCGCCACCTAATAAATTTCAATGTCACTAATCTAAGAAAAAATAAAGCGCTGGAGGTACAAAATGCATAG
- a CDS encoding TolC family protein encodes MKLNASNLTSLSTALILGLSIFSAQAEKVVSLEQAITLAQQNDPWLHGSRLKQSAVENRSIASGTLPDPKVSLGVMNLPTDTWDLDQEGMTQLKVGVSQMFPRGDSLEIKQDQLKIESTKFPLLREDRKAKLKSQVSQLWLDAYLAQQTIKLIEADWALFEQMAEVAKASYSNVVGKTRQQDVIRAQLEIVQLDDRLTSEKQKLETTIARLNEWLHIYDADRLNESFNFDAQPLVFRVSKKLPAITLNNPTVLKASSYSRNLLAQELANHPAILAIDVKRKASEKGIELAKQQYEPQWGVNASYAYRDNMPSGDSRADLFSVGVTFDLPLFTENRQDKQVAASIAESEAVKTEKLLLTKQMISALEKELRQLKRLSDRQSIYQEQLLKQTHDQAEASLTAYTNDDGDFAEVVRARIAELNARISALRIDVDALKTVARINYFFAHSQSKSNAEHKPMHTQHLSNQQFGEK; translated from the coding sequence ATGAAATTGAACGCTTCAAACCTTACTTCACTTTCAACTGCACTAATACTCGGCTTATCTATATTCTCAGCTCAAGCTGAGAAAGTAGTGTCGCTTGAACAGGCTATTACCTTAGCTCAGCAAAATGATCCTTGGCTTCATGGTAGCCGATTGAAACAAAGTGCAGTTGAAAATAGAAGTATCGCTTCAGGTACTTTGCCAGATCCGAAAGTATCGCTAGGGGTAATGAATTTACCAACAGATACTTGGGATTTAGATCAGGAAGGAATGACTCAGCTAAAGGTTGGCGTCTCTCAAATGTTTCCGAGAGGAGATAGCCTAGAGATCAAACAAGACCAGTTAAAAATTGAGTCTACGAAATTTCCCCTGCTACGCGAGGATCGTAAAGCGAAGTTGAAAAGCCAAGTGTCACAGCTTTGGTTAGATGCTTACTTAGCCCAACAAACCATTAAATTGATTGAAGCAGATTGGGCGCTTTTTGAGCAGATGGCGGAAGTGGCTAAAGCTAGCTACTCAAACGTTGTTGGTAAAACCAGACAGCAAGATGTTATTCGTGCTCAGTTGGAAATCGTACAGTTAGATGACAGATTAACTTCGGAAAAGCAGAAACTAGAAACGACAATCGCTCGCCTTAATGAGTGGCTTCATATTTACGATGCGGATCGTTTGAATGAATCATTCAACTTTGACGCGCAACCATTAGTGTTTAGGGTTTCTAAAAAGTTACCTGCAATTACTCTGAATAATCCAACTGTCCTAAAAGCATCTAGTTACTCAAGAAATCTATTGGCTCAGGAACTTGCGAATCATCCAGCCATACTTGCAATTGATGTGAAACGCAAAGCTTCAGAAAAAGGTATTGAATTAGCTAAACAGCAATATGAGCCGCAATGGGGTGTTAATGCGAGCTATGCCTATCGTGACAATATGCCTTCTGGTGATAGTAGAGCTGATTTATTTTCTGTTGGGGTAACGTTTGATTTACCGTTATTTACCGAGAACAGACAAGATAAGCAAGTTGCAGCATCTATTGCTGAATCAGAAGCGGTTAAAACCGAGAAGTTATTGCTGACAAAACAAATGATCAGTGCGCTAGAAAAAGAACTAAGACAGCTTAAACGCTTATCAGATAGACAATCTATCTATCAAGAACAACTCCTTAAACAAACTCATGACCAAGCGGAAGCATCATTGACGGCCTACACCAACGATGATGGTGATTTTGCCGAAGTTGTTCGTGCAAGAATCGCAGAATTAAACGCCAGAATATCAGCCTTAAGAATTGATGTTGATGCACTTAAAACAGTAGCTCGGATCAACTATTTCTTTGCGCATTCTCAATCTAAATCAAATGCTGAACATAAGCCAATGCACACTCAGCACTTATCCAATCAGCAATTTGGAGAAAAATAA
- a CDS encoding cation diffusion facilitator family transporter has translation MHSHSHSHSHSHSHQHGTDDRIGWAFFLNVTFTIIEFIGGWLTNSTAIMADAVHDLGDSLSIGFAWILSRFSNKAAPDKYSYGYRRLTLFGALVNGVVLVIGSIWVLFEAIPRLTNPEMPVVEGMLGLAILGVAVNGYAVFKLKAGETLNEKVLTWHLLEDVLGWVAVLIVSIVLLFVELPILDPLLSIGFTLFILFNVFRNLKSTLVLFLQAAPDEQTQQSIKQSLIKLPEVNDVHHIHFWSLDGESHVLTAHLELAQDLDIDKLIELKQEISIELSSYNLSHTTIEFEFPNENCRDTMSKL, from the coding sequence ATGCATAGTCATAGTCATAGTCATAGTCATAGTCATAGTCATCAACATGGAACAGACGACAGGATTGGTTGGGCATTTTTTCTGAATGTTACCTTTACGATCATCGAATTTATTGGTGGTTGGCTCACCAACAGTACCGCTATTATGGCTGATGCGGTGCATGACTTAGGAGATAGTTTATCGATTGGCTTTGCATGGATATTAAGTCGTTTTTCAAACAAAGCAGCACCAGATAAATACAGCTATGGTTATCGCCGACTTACACTATTCGGCGCTTTGGTAAATGGCGTTGTATTAGTAATTGGCTCAATTTGGGTGTTGTTTGAAGCAATTCCAAGGCTAACCAACCCTGAAATGCCTGTAGTTGAAGGAATGTTAGGGCTTGCGATACTCGGTGTTGCCGTAAATGGGTATGCCGTATTCAAATTAAAAGCTGGGGAAACTTTAAATGAAAAAGTACTAACTTGGCACTTACTGGAAGATGTTCTGGGTTGGGTCGCCGTTCTAATTGTTTCAATTGTGTTGTTATTTGTAGAACTGCCAATACTAGACCCACTGCTATCAATTGGCTTTACATTATTTATCTTGTTCAATGTTTTCAGAAATCTAAAATCTACACTTGTCTTGTTTCTTCAAGCCGCACCGGATGAACAAACTCAACAAAGTATCAAACAATCTCTTATTAAATTACCTGAAGTTAATGACGTTCATCATATACACTTTTGGTCATTAGATGGAGAGAGTCATGTATTAACGGCGCACTTGGAGTTAGCTCAAGATTTAGATATAGATAAACTTATCGAGCTTAAACAAGAAATATCGATAGAGCTTTCATCATATAATTTGTCACATACAACAATTGAATTTGAATTCCCTAATGAAAATTGTCGAGATACAATGTCTAAACTTTAA
- a CDS encoding efflux RND transporter permease subunit has translation MIESILRLAINRRYLILSMLFVIVSVGLWSYQKLPIDAVPDITNVQVQINTSAPGYSPLEAEQRITFPIETALAGLPKLSHTRSLSRYGLSQVTVIFEEGTDIYFARNLINARLGAIKSVLPNGLEPEMGPISTGLGEIFMYTVQASPDARMPNGKEYTAIALREIQDWIIKPQLAQVKGVIEVNSIGGYNKQYHITPSPEKLLYHQISFEDLSNALRNSNDNRGAGYIEQNGEQVLVRSVGQLAKIDEILNVVVKKDNGIPVKISDVASVAIGKELRTGAATQNGIETVLGTTMMLIGENSRTVALEVENKLKQIQTSLPKGVIAEPVYNRTTLVDKAIATVTKNLVEGALLVVVVLFLLLGNLRAALITAAVIPLSMLMTITGMVKTGVSANLMSLGALDFGLIVDGAVIIVENSVRRLAEAQHNGHRQDLRERLNTVFEATSEVIRPSLFGVAIITVVYIPIFTLTGVEGKMFHPMAATVVMALISAMILSVTIVPAAVAVFMKGKISEKESVVISSTKSVYKPLLILALKFRWVIVSISIALMGYSLWIATTLGTEFVPQLNEGDITVQALRIPSTSLDQSVEMQEVLEQRIKAFTEVDKVFSRIGTPEVATDPMPPSIADIFVILKPRSEWSEPTKAKSELVEEMEEALKSIPGNNYEFTQPIQMRFNELISGVRADLGIKVFGDDLDQLLFTANDILNIVKTVDGAADARMEQVTGIPSLSILPKRESLGRYGLNVTQLQDWVAAAIGGESAGIIYEGDRRFELVVRLPELIRMDIEGLKSLPLPLGNGNYVPLEEVALLKSESLPAQISRENGKRRVVVTVNVRGRDLGSFVKEVKAKISSEGEVPAGYWLDYGGTFEQLESASKRLSLVVPITLVVILGILVIAFGSIKDALIIFSGVPLALTGGVFSLYFRDMPLSISAGVGFIALSGVAVLNGLVMLAFIRDLWHEKGDLYLAIVEGAIVRLRPILMTALVASLGFIPMALNTGIGAEVQRPLATVVIGGIISSTILTLFVLPVLYQWVHGSGSSKQLSNDI, from the coding sequence ATGATTGAATCAATTCTGCGTCTAGCTATAAATAGGCGCTATCTAATATTAAGTATGCTGTTTGTCATTGTTAGTGTTGGCTTATGGAGCTATCAAAAACTCCCTATTGATGCAGTTCCTGACATTACTAACGTGCAAGTACAAATTAACACGTCTGCCCCCGGTTATTCCCCTTTAGAGGCTGAACAACGGATAACGTTTCCGATAGAAACAGCATTGGCTGGGTTGCCAAAGCTATCTCACACTCGATCTCTGTCAAGATATGGCTTGTCTCAAGTAACTGTCATCTTTGAGGAAGGGACAGACATTTACTTCGCAAGAAATTTAATCAATGCCAGATTAGGGGCGATTAAAAGTGTTCTTCCTAATGGATTGGAACCTGAAATGGGGCCGATTTCGACAGGGCTTGGCGAAATTTTTATGTATACCGTGCAAGCTTCACCTGATGCAAGAATGCCTAATGGTAAAGAATATACGGCCATAGCATTAAGAGAAATACAAGACTGGATCATAAAGCCTCAATTGGCCCAAGTTAAAGGGGTCATTGAAGTCAATAGTATTGGAGGATATAACAAGCAATATCATATCACTCCAAGCCCTGAGAAGTTGTTGTATCATCAAATAAGCTTTGAAGACTTGTCTAACGCGTTGCGAAATAGTAACGATAACCGTGGAGCGGGTTATATAGAGCAAAATGGGGAACAAGTGCTTGTTCGTTCTGTAGGTCAACTTGCTAAAATTGATGAAATTCTCAATGTTGTTGTTAAAAAAGATAATGGCATTCCTGTAAAAATTAGTGATGTTGCCAGTGTCGCCATTGGTAAAGAGCTTAGAACTGGGGCCGCAACTCAAAACGGCATTGAAACCGTTTTGGGCACCACTATGATGTTGATTGGCGAAAATTCTCGCACAGTTGCATTGGAAGTTGAAAATAAGCTTAAACAAATTCAAACATCTCTTCCTAAAGGTGTAATAGCAGAGCCTGTTTATAATCGTACAACGCTCGTTGATAAGGCAATTGCAACAGTGACAAAAAACCTTGTTGAAGGGGCACTTTTAGTCGTTGTAGTTCTATTTCTATTATTGGGGAATTTACGTGCTGCCCTAATTACTGCGGCGGTAATACCTTTATCAATGTTGATGACAATAACAGGTATGGTAAAAACAGGCGTCTCTGCAAATTTGATGAGTTTAGGCGCATTGGATTTTGGCTTAATCGTCGATGGTGCCGTCATTATCGTCGAAAACTCAGTTCGTCGTCTTGCTGAAGCTCAACACAATGGGCATAGGCAAGATTTAAGAGAACGACTCAATACCGTTTTCGAAGCGACCTCTGAAGTTATACGACCCAGCTTATTTGGTGTTGCCATTATCACAGTAGTTTATATACCGATTTTCACGCTCACAGGTGTAGAAGGCAAGATGTTCCACCCAATGGCAGCAACAGTAGTCATGGCTTTAATTTCTGCAATGATCTTGTCAGTTACTATCGTGCCTGCTGCCGTCGCAGTGTTTATGAAAGGTAAGATTAGTGAAAAAGAAAGTGTTGTGATCAGTTCAACAAAATCTGTGTACAAGCCACTATTAATTCTGGCATTAAAATTTCGCTGGGTCATTGTATCAATATCAATTGCTTTAATGGGGTATAGCCTGTGGATAGCGACAACGCTGGGTACAGAGTTTGTCCCGCAGTTAAATGAAGGCGATATAACCGTGCAGGCTTTAAGAATACCATCAACCAGTCTAGATCAGTCTGTTGAAATGCAGGAAGTATTAGAACAGAGAATAAAAGCTTTTACTGAAGTTGATAAAGTCTTTTCTAGAATAGGGACGCCTGAAGTGGCGACAGATCCAATGCCACCGAGCATTGCTGATATTTTTGTCATCTTAAAACCTCGAAGTGAGTGGAGCGAACCAACAAAGGCGAAGAGTGAACTTGTTGAAGAAATGGAAGAGGCATTAAAAAGTATTCCCGGAAATAATTATGAATTTACTCAACCAATCCAGATGCGTTTTAATGAGTTGATTTCTGGTGTTCGAGCAGATCTAGGTATAAAGGTATTCGGGGATGATTTGGATCAATTGTTATTTACTGCTAACGATATACTCAATATTGTCAAAACAGTTGATGGAGCTGCCGATGCACGTATGGAGCAAGTTACAGGAATACCATCGTTATCAATTCTTCCTAAAAGAGAATCTTTGGGAAGGTACGGGTTAAATGTAACTCAGCTTCAAGATTGGGTAGCGGCTGCAATAGGAGGAGAGTCAGCCGGAATTATATATGAAGGTGATCGCAGATTCGAATTAGTGGTGCGCCTCCCTGAACTAATCAGAATGGATATTGAAGGGTTGAAGTCATTACCACTTCCGCTTGGCAACGGTAATTATGTACCTCTTGAAGAAGTTGCATTACTCAAATCGGAGTCATTGCCAGCACAAATTAGCCGAGAAAATGGAAAACGCAGAGTTGTAGTTACCGTAAATGTTCGTGGCAGGGACTTAGGAAGTTTTGTGAAGGAAGTTAAGGCCAAAATAAGTAGTGAGGGTGAAGTTCCAGCAGGCTATTGGCTTGATTATGGAGGTACATTTGAGCAACTTGAGTCGGCAAGTAAGCGACTGAGTCTGGTTGTGCCTATTACATTGGTTGTTATATTGGGTATTTTAGTTATTGCTTTTGGTTCGATTAAAGATGCCTTGATCATTTTTAGTGGTGTGCCTTTGGCTTTAACTGGCGGGGTATTTTCGCTCTATTTTCGAGATATGCCTCTTTCAATTTCAGCAGGTGTTGGCTTTATTGCACTGTCAGGAGTAGCTGTTTTAAACGGCTTAGTTATGTTGGCTTTTATTCGCGATTTATGGCACGAAAAAGGCGATCTTTATTTAGCTATTGTAGAGGGAGCTATTGTTCGTCTTAGACCAATATTGATGACAGCCCTAGTGGCAAGTTTAGGTTTTATACCAATGGCTTTAAACACAGGCATTGGTGCAGAGGTGCAACGTCCACTTGCTACCGTGGTCATCGGAGGCATCATATCTTCGACCATTTTAACTTTATTTGTATTGCCAGTTTTATACCAATGGGTACATGGCTCAGGTAGTAGTAAGCAACTTTCAAATGATATATAA
- a CDS encoding DUF411 domain-containing protein, protein MINKYLKIAVVMLLSSAFANANEHNHIDNHDVTPLELIVYKTPTCGCCKKWITHIENEGVVAHSKDFRNIGNIKTKYGIKPNYRSCHTAVSRNGFAFEGHVPAKFIQQFLSEEHPNAIGLSVPAMPVGSPGMEVGDRFMPYNVLILFKDGTSEVYAKVKTYEEQF, encoded by the coding sequence ATGATCAATAAGTATTTAAAAATAGCAGTTGTAATGCTGCTTTCATCTGCGTTTGCAAACGCTAATGAACATAACCATATAGACAATCACGACGTAACACCTTTGGAGTTAATCGTTTATAAAACCCCTACTTGTGGGTGCTGTAAAAAATGGATAACTCATATTGAAAACGAAGGGGTCGTTGCGCATTCCAAAGATTTCCGAAACATCGGCAATATCAAAACTAAGTATGGTATTAAGCCTAATTACCGCTCCTGTCACACGGCAGTGAGCAGAAATGGATTTGCCTTTGAAGGTCATGTGCCTGCTAAATTTATTCAGCAGTTCTTATCAGAAGAGCACCCGAATGCGATTGGGCTTTCAGTTCCAGCAATGCCAGTTGGCTCTCCCGGTATGGAAGTCGGTGACCGCTTTATGCCATACAACGTGTTAATTCTATTTAAAGATGGAACGAGCGAAGTATATGCAAAAGTTAAGACATATGAGGAGCAATTCTAA